A stretch of Lactiplantibacillus brownii DNA encodes these proteins:
- a CDS encoding MarR family winged helix-turn-helix transcriptional regulator, with translation MIPTLRLMGTLSRMIMNEGNQRFAKYGLNSNQFIYLIRICEQPGLFFSQLADQMKMDRTTNYRAVQNLIKKGYVIKTAHPDNKKVRCLYPTKEGTAIYPELHAYEVWCAQLVGEKLTTGQQQLLFESLTLVEKNVQQHLES, from the coding sequence ATGATACCAACACTGCGATTAATGGGAACACTCTCACGGATGATTATGAACGAGGGTAACCAACGCTTTGCCAAATATGGCCTGAATAGTAATCAATTTATTTATTTAATCCGGATCTGCGAGCAGCCTGGGCTATTTTTCAGTCAGCTCGCTGATCAGATGAAAATGGATCGTACAACCAACTATCGCGCCGTGCAGAATCTAATCAAAAAAGGGTACGTCATCAAAACGGCGCATCCTGATAATAAGAAGGTTCGTTGCTTGTATCCAACAAAAGAAGGGACCGCGATTTATCCAGAATTGCACGCTTATGAAGTCTGGTGTGCACAATTAGTGGGTGAAAAATTAACGACTGGTCAGCAGCAGCTACTGTTTGAAAGCTTGACACTGGTTGAAAAAAACGTTCAACAACACTTAGAAAGCTAA
- a CDS encoding NAD(P)/FAD-dependent oxidoreductase, producing MATTVVLGGGYAGMRAIKFLQKALPSDDQLILVDKSATHTEKTNLHEVAAGTIDPDKITYDIRTVIGKTVQFVQAAVKHVDIAKKMVSFEDHADLSYDYLVLALGFQSETFGVPGADTNALAMDDLATSKAVYKHIEATIKGYRETKDHNDLKIAVCGAGFTGIELLGELTQSLPKLQEKYQTPAIKLVCLERMPSILPMFTQDLRDYALSFMSKHDVEMMLGSLIAEIKPGAVVYKDSDGQSHEFTANTIIWTVGVSGSHVIADSGFEQRRNRVMVQPDLSLADHPEVFIVGDVAAVMAPDAKRPYPTTAQIALACGEQAAKNIGALRHGKATEPFVYHSSGTVASLSDRDGIGEIFSSNKPVHGYPASVLKKVITDRSLVESAHLSTMFSKGRFDLYH from the coding sequence ATGGCAACAACAGTAGTATTGGGTGGTGGCTACGCTGGGATGCGAGCCATCAAATTTTTACAAAAAGCACTTCCGAGTGACGATCAACTGATTTTAGTTGATAAAAGTGCCACGCATACGGAAAAAACAAATTTACATGAGGTCGCCGCGGGGACGATTGATCCAGATAAGATAACGTATGATATTCGGACAGTTATTGGCAAGACTGTTCAGTTTGTCCAAGCCGCAGTCAAGCATGTGGACATCGCCAAAAAAATGGTCAGTTTTGAAGATCACGCGGATCTTAGTTACGACTATCTGGTCTTAGCGTTGGGCTTTCAATCTGAAACATTTGGTGTGCCAGGTGCCGATACCAATGCCTTAGCAATGGATGATCTGGCAACTTCTAAGGCCGTTTATAAGCATATTGAAGCGACAATCAAAGGTTATCGTGAAACTAAGGATCATAATGATCTGAAGATTGCGGTCTGTGGCGCTGGGTTTACTGGGATTGAACTCTTAGGTGAATTGACCCAGTCATTGCCAAAGTTGCAGGAAAAATATCAAACACCCGCGATCAAGTTGGTTTGTTTGGAACGGATGCCGTCAATCTTGCCAATGTTTACGCAAGATCTACGCGATTATGCCTTGAGTTTCATGTCGAAACACGATGTTGAAATGATGTTAGGCTCATTGATTGCTGAAATCAAGCCAGGTGCCGTGGTATATAAAGATAGTGACGGTCAAAGTCATGAATTCACGGCGAATACCATCATTTGGACGGTCGGGGTCAGTGGGTCGCATGTGATTGCGGATTCTGGTTTTGAACAACGTCGTAATCGTGTCATGGTTCAACCAGACTTGTCATTAGCAGATCATCCAGAAGTATTCATCGTGGGTGATGTTGCGGCGGTCATGGCGCCAGATGCTAAGCGGCCTTATCCAACTACGGCACAAATTGCTTTAGCTTGTGGGGAACAAGCCGCCAAGAATATCGGCGCGTTACGCCACGGCAAAGCCACTGAGCCATTCGTCTATCATTCCAGCGGGACAGTGGCGTCATTGAGTGATCGTGATGGTATTGGCGAAATCTTTAGTAGCAACAAGCCAGTGCATGGCTATCCAGCATCCGTTTTGAAGAAAGTCATTACCGACCGCTCATTGGTTGAAAGTGCACATTTGAGTACGATGTTTAGCAAGGGTCGCTTCGATTTGTATCATTAA
- a CDS encoding acetate/propionate family kinase, protein MAKVLAINAGSSTLKWKLFSLPEETVIASGMVDRLGLPNAVFVLKKADGDKYSETHDEINAQEAAAMVLTRLKSDGIVDHLTEITGIGHRIVAGGEDFQDSVVITPTTLKQIKDLSEYAPLHNPTQAYYIEVFQQLLPKAVQVAVFDTSLYATMPEVNYLYSIPYDYYKQFGARKYGAHGTSHRYVAQRTAELLNKPLDELKLITLHLGSGASITAFDHGKAIDTSMGFTPLAGITMSTRSGDIDASMIPFLMRHLGISDVQDFIDILNNKSGLLGISGVSPDMRDLDNAANNDHNHRAELALEIFASRVIKYIGSYIAEMNGLDALVFTAGVGENSVAMRSRILNQLGYFGITIDEEKNKCHGVEQVISKPDEPVTVMVVPTNEELMIVRDVERLTHRAPIDN, encoded by the coding sequence ATGGCAAAAGTATTAGCAATTAACGCGGGTAGTTCAACTTTAAAATGGAAGCTATTTAGCTTACCAGAAGAAACGGTGATCGCCTCAGGAATGGTTGACCGGTTGGGCTTACCAAACGCTGTGTTTGTTTTGAAAAAGGCGGATGGCGACAAATATTCGGAAACACACGATGAAATCAATGCTCAGGAAGCGGCGGCAATGGTGCTGACACGCTTGAAGAGTGACGGTATCGTGGACCATTTGACAGAAATTACTGGGATTGGTCATCGTATCGTGGCTGGGGGCGAAGATTTCCAAGATTCAGTGGTCATCACCCCAACGACTTTGAAACAAATTAAAGATTTATCAGAGTATGCGCCGTTACATAATCCAACGCAAGCTTATTATATTGAAGTGTTCCAGCAATTATTACCTAAAGCTGTTCAGGTAGCTGTTTTCGACACGTCATTATATGCGACGATGCCAGAAGTCAATTATCTCTACAGTATTCCATATGATTATTACAAACAGTTTGGTGCTCGGAAATATGGGGCACACGGGACCAGCCATCGTTACGTGGCACAGCGTACGGCCGAATTGTTAAACAAACCTTTGGATGAGTTGAAGTTAATCACGTTACACCTTGGTTCCGGCGCTTCTATCACGGCCTTTGACCATGGGAAGGCGATTGATACTTCGATGGGATTCACCCCATTAGCTGGGATTACGATGAGTACGCGTTCCGGTGATATCGATGCGTCGATGATTCCGTTTTTGATGCGACATCTTGGTATTTCAGACGTGCAAGACTTCATCGACATCCTAAATAATAAGTCGGGTCTGCTAGGAATTTCTGGTGTTTCACCTGATATGCGGGACTTAGATAACGCGGCTAATAACGATCATAATCATCGTGCCGAGTTAGCGTTGGAAATCTTTGCGAGTCGAGTTATCAAATATATTGGGAGTTACATTGCCGAAATGAACGGCTTGGATGCGCTTGTCTTCACGGCTGGCGTTGGTGAAAATTCAGTGGCGATGCGTTCACGAATTTTAAATCAATTAGGCTACTTCGGCATCACGATTGATGAAGAGAAGAACAAGTGTCATGGGGTTGAGCAAGTCATTAGTAAACCAGACGAGCCAGTCACCGTCATGGTTGTGCCAACCAATGAAGAGTTAATGATTGTTCGTGATGTTGAACGACTGACTCACCGGGCACCCATTGATAACTAA
- a CDS encoding GNAT family N-acetyltransferase — protein sequence MWSVKTFNELTTSELYAIYELRVKTFVVEQHRVYQEVDAIDPTALHVFKTIDGKIVAYARVFQEDDHCSFGRVVVDRQLRGQHLGRQLITQVLAVIAVKFANETIQIEAQTHVQSFYAYFGFKAIGEPFLFNHTPHIKMIA from the coding sequence ATGTGGTCAGTCAAAACATTTAATGAGCTTACAACATCTGAATTATACGCTATTTATGAATTACGCGTCAAAACGTTCGTCGTTGAACAACATCGTGTTTATCAGGAAGTAGACGCCATCGATCCAACTGCACTTCATGTTTTTAAAACTATTGATGGCAAAATTGTTGCATATGCACGTGTTTTCCAAGAGGACGACCATTGTTCATTTGGTCGCGTCGTGGTTGATCGTCAGCTTCGCGGTCAGCATTTAGGCCGCCAACTCATCACTCAAGTTCTGGCTGTAATTGCCGTAAAATTTGCAAACGAAACCATTCAAATCGAAGCACAGACCCACGTTCAAAGCTTCTATGCCTATTTTGGATTTAAGGCTATTGGTGAGCCATTTTTATTCAACCACACGCCACATATCAAAATGATTGCCTAA
- a CDS encoding CPBP family intramembrane glutamic endopeptidase: MQHFKRGLGLALLLFIWVIALFFGAAWIVRLNWIPTHFVGIFQDAFVLFGVWIFNRLVGHVPVQLWSGHHLGQQLCLALPTILIVGLLFAANIGRVLQLPFSTLILLYLGYVLLIGITEEYVFRGVLLPIVARSFPNQPLISILISSAFFGGLHLMNSTHISLTYVLPQILFAMLLGTLFAGIYVCTHNLALPIILHSLTDISVIVQLVKHPSMANLNMPVQTSITVALFYASLLVMAIFWVARQTEHQTIKTEI; the protein is encoded by the coding sequence ATGCAACACTTTAAACGCGGCTTAGGGTTAGCGCTGCTATTATTTATTTGGGTCATTGCCCTCTTTTTCGGGGCAGCCTGGATCGTACGCCTCAACTGGATACCGACTCATTTTGTTGGTATTTTTCAAGATGCCTTCGTCCTGTTTGGCGTTTGGATCTTCAACCGTTTAGTCGGTCATGTGCCTGTCCAATTATGGTCTGGACACCATTTGGGGCAGCAACTGTGCCTCGCCTTACCAACCATCCTAATCGTTGGACTCTTGTTTGCGGCTAATATTGGCAGAGTACTGCAATTACCTTTTAGCACCCTCATCTTATTGTACTTAGGCTATGTTTTACTGATTGGGATTACGGAAGAGTACGTGTTCCGTGGCGTCTTATTACCGATCGTGGCGCGTTCATTTCCCAACCAGCCATTAATTAGTATTCTTATTAGTAGTGCCTTTTTCGGCGGCCTACATCTCATGAACAGCACGCATATTTCATTGACTTATGTGCTGCCACAAATTCTATTCGCCATGCTCTTGGGTACTTTATTTGCTGGCATTTATGTTTGCACGCACAATCTTGCATTACCGATTATCTTGCACAGTTTGACCGACATTTCGGTCATTGTACAACTGGTTAAGCATCCGTCAATGGCAAATTTAAACATGCCGGTGCAAACTTCAATCACGGTTGCCTTGTTCTACGCGTCTTTACTCGTTATGGCAATCTTTTGGGTCGCACGTCAGACCGAACATCAAACCATTAAAACTGAAATTTAG